Genomic segment of Terriglobales bacterium:
AGACGTTCTGGCAGAGGAAGCACTCGATGCACTTGCGGAACTCCTGCACGCGGTCAATGTCACGCTGGTACATCTTCCAGTCTGTGCCCGGGCTAGGAGTGAAGGCCGGGATCTTTTTGTTCACGCGGTAGTTGAATGAGACGTCAGTCACCAGGTCTTTGATAACGGGGAACGATTTCATCGGGGCAATGGTGATGGGTTCGTTCAAGGGAAGCGCGTCCATACGGGTCTTGCAGGTAAGACGCGGCTTGCCGTTGACCTCGGCGGAGCAAGATCCACACTTGCCGGCCTTGCAGTTCCAGCGGACGGCCAGATCGGAAGCCTGATGCGCCTGCACGTAGTGCAGAGCGTCGAGCACGACCATGCCGGGCGCAATAGGTACGCGGTATTCGACAGGGGCGCCGCCGTTGCTGTCGCCGCGAAAGATTTTCAGTGTGGCCTCGGCGGCGTTGGAGCTCGTTGTTGCCGGGTTTGGAGATTGTGTTGTTGTTGCCATTGATTGTTTCTCTTTGTGCCGCAGGGGCTAAAGCCCGTAATTTTTATTCTCGTTACGCATGGTGAAGCCATGCTCTTCCACGATGATTCCTAACTTTTCTGTGTTACAGCAGGCTTGCTCTCCGCTGGTTTCGTCTCCGACAAAATCTGTTTC
This window contains:
- a CDS encoding succinate dehydrogenase/fumarate reductase iron-sulfur subunit gives rise to the protein MATTTQSPNPATTSSNAAEATLKIFRGDSNGGAPVEYRVPIAPGMVVLDALHYVQAHQASDLAVRWNCKAGKCGSCSAEVNGKPRLTCKTRMDALPLNEPITIAPMKSFPVIKDLVTDVSFNYRVNKKIPAFTPSPGTDWKMYQRDIDRVQEFRKCIECFLCQNVCHVLRDHNKQEQFAGPRFFVRIAGLEMHPLDSVSRTQLLKEELGLGYCNITKCCTEVCPEEIHITDNAIIPLKERVVDEYYDPVLALVRKIKKAVS